One part of the Filimonas effusa genome encodes these proteins:
- a CDS encoding carboxylate-amine ligase, with the protein MANLNYKHFTLGVEEEYMVLDPKTYELISHEQQIVSEGHKLIKDKIKAEMHQAVVEVGTDICSDISEAHRDVTHLRETVADVAGELGFLVGAAGTHPFSHWQSQLITDHVRYSQLVNELQEAARSNLIFGLHVHVGMEDRRMAIHIANSARYFLPHVYALSVNSPFWEGRLTGYKSYRSRVFDKFPRTGIPDYFESIEAYENYVNLLIKTNCIDNAKKIWWDLRVHPYFNTVEFRICDVPLTVNETIAIAALFQAICAKLYKLRSQNLNFNMYHRSLINENKWRASRYGIDGDLIDFGKEQEVNTRSLIHELLNFTDDVADQLGSRPYLNTINKILEEGTGADKQLAVYQQHKDLVQVTDFIHRQFLQ; encoded by the coding sequence ATGGCTAACCTGAACTATAAACATTTCACGCTTGGTGTAGAGGAAGAGTACATGGTACTTGACCCGAAGACCTATGAACTTATCAGTCACGAACAGCAGATCGTATCTGAGGGTCATAAGCTCATCAAAGACAAGATAAAGGCCGAAATGCACCAGGCCGTTGTGGAGGTGGGTACCGATATATGCAGCGATATTTCGGAAGCGCATCGTGATGTAACACATTTGCGTGAAACAGTAGCTGATGTTGCAGGGGAGCTAGGGTTCCTGGTAGGCGCCGCGGGTACACATCCGTTCAGTCACTGGCAAAGCCAGCTTATCACCGATCATGTTCGTTACAGCCAACTGGTAAATGAGTTACAGGAGGCTGCAAGAAGCAATCTCATCTTTGGTTTACATGTGCATGTAGGAATGGAGGACCGCCGTATGGCGATCCATATTGCCAATTCGGCGCGCTATTTTCTGCCGCATGTGTATGCGCTGAGTGTGAATTCCCCTTTTTGGGAGGGCAGGTTAACGGGTTATAAATCGTACCGTTCCAGGGTATTCGATAAATTTCCCCGCACCGGTATTCCGGATTATTTCGAAAGCATTGAAGCCTATGAAAACTATGTGAACCTGCTTATAAAGACGAACTGTATCGATAACGCCAAAAAGATCTGGTGGGATCTGAGGGTTCACCCCTATTTCAATACGGTAGAGTTCCGTATTTGTGATGTGCCCCTTACCGTTAACGAGACTATTGCCATTGCCGCTCTCTTCCAGGCCATTTGCGCCAAGCTTTATAAACTCAGGAGCCAGAACCTGAATTTCAATATGTACCATCGTTCGCTCATCAATGAGAATAAATGGCGTGCAAGCCGGTACGGCATAGATGGCGATCTGATAGATTTTGGCAAGGAGCAGGAAGTGAACACACGTTCTCTTATTCACGAGCTTCTCAACTTCACCGATGACGTGGCAGACCAGCTGGGCAGCCGCCCTTATCTGAATACCATTAATAAAATACTCGAGGAAGGCACCGGTGCAGACAAGCAACTTGCTGTTTATCAGCAACATAAGGATCTCGTACAGGTTACAGACTTTATTCACCGGCAATTTCTTCAATAA